One window of Mus caroli chromosome 11, CAROLI_EIJ_v1.1, whole genome shotgun sequence genomic DNA carries:
- the Pipox gene encoding peroxisomal sarcosine oxidase isoform X1 — protein MAAQTDIWDAIVIGAGIQGCFTTYHLAKHSKRVLLLEQFFLPHSRGSSHGQSRIIRKAYPEDFYTRMMKECYQTWAQLEREAGTQLHRQTELLLLGTKENPGLKTIQTTLSRQGIDHECLSSVDLKQRFPNIRFTRGEVGLLDKTGGVLYADKALRALQHIICQLGGTVCDGEKVVEIRPGLPVTVKTTLKSYQANSLVITAGPWTNRILHPLGIELPLQTLRINVCYWREKVPGSYGVSQAFPCILGLDLAPHHIYGLPASEYPGLMKICYHHGDNVDPEERDCPKTFSDIQDVQILCHFVRDHLPGLRAEPDIMERCMYTNTPDEHFILDCHPKYDNIVIGAGFSGHGFKLAPVVGKILYELSMKLPPSYDLAPFRMSRFSTLSKAHL, from the exons GGCATTCAGGGCTGCTTTACCACGTACCACCTGGCCAAACACTCCAAGAGGGTCCTCCTGCTGGAGCAG TTCTTTCTTCCCCATTCCCGAGGAAGCTCACATGGACAGAGCCGCATAATCAGAAAGGCTTATCCAGAGGACTTCTACACGAGGATGATGAAGGAATGTTATCAGACATGGGCCCAGCTGGAGCGTGAAGCTGGAACACAGTTACACAG gcaGACTGAGCTCTTGCTTCTGGGGACGAAGGAAAATCCAGGATTAAAGACAATCCAGACCACCCTGTCTAGGCAAGGAATTGACCATGAGTGTCTTTCGTCAGTGGATTTAAAGCAACGCTTTCCAAACATTCGGTTCACCAGGGGAGAAGTGGGGCTCTTGGACAAGACTGGAGGTGTCCTCTATGCAGACAAGGCCCTCAGAGCCCTCCAG CATATAATTTGTCAGCTAGGAGGCACTGTGTGTGATGGAGAGAAAGTAGTGGAGATAAGACCTGGTCTACCCGTCACAGTGAAAACCACCTTGAAGAGCTACCAAGCCAACAGCTTGGTCATCACTGCTGGTCCCTGGACCAACCGGATTCTGCATCCTCTGGGGATTGAGTTGCCTCTCCAG ACCCTTAGGATCAATGTGTGTTACTGGCGAGAGAaggtccctgggagctatggtgTATCACAAGCTTTTCCATGCATCCTGGGTCTAGATCTGGCCCCCCACCACATCTATGGACTGCCAGCATCCGAATACCCGGGGCTGATGAAG atCTGCTATCACCATGGTGACAATGTGGACCCAGAGGAGCGGGACTGCCCCAAAACCTTCTCAGACATCCAAGACGTTCAGATTCTATGCCACTTTGTCAGAGATCATTTACCAGGCCTGCGGGCTGAGCCAGACATCATGGAACGCTGCATGTACACG AATACTCCTGATGAGCACTTTATTCTTGATTGCCACCCAAAGTATGACAACATTGTCATCGGCGCTGGATTCTCTG GACATGGATTCAAGTTGGCCCCTGTTGTGGGGAAGATCCTCTATGAGCTAAGCATGAAATTACCACCATCCTACGACTTGGCTCCGTTTCGAATGAGTCGCTTCTCTACGCTGAGCAAAGCCCACCTTTGA
- the Pipox gene encoding peroxisomal sarcosine oxidase isoform X2: protein MMKECYQTWAQLEREAGTQLHRQTELLLLGTKENPGLKTIQTTLSRQGIDHECLSSVDLKQRFPNIRFTRGEVGLLDKTGGVLYADKALRALQHIICQLGGTVCDGEKVVEIRPGLPVTVKTTLKSYQANSLVITAGPWTNRILHPLGIELPLQTLRINVCYWREKVPGSYGVSQAFPCILGLDLAPHHIYGLPASEYPGLMKICYHHGDNVDPEERDCPKTFSDIQDVQILCHFVRDHLPGLRAEPDIMERCMYTNTPDEHFILDCHPKYDNIVIGAGFSGHGFKLAPVVGKILYELSMKLPPSYDLAPFRMSRFSTLSKAHL, encoded by the exons ATGATGAAGGAATGTTATCAGACATGGGCCCAGCTGGAGCGTGAAGCTGGAACACAGTTACACAG gcaGACTGAGCTCTTGCTTCTGGGGACGAAGGAAAATCCAGGATTAAAGACAATCCAGACCACCCTGTCTAGGCAAGGAATTGACCATGAGTGTCTTTCGTCAGTGGATTTAAAGCAACGCTTTCCAAACATTCGGTTCACCAGGGGAGAAGTGGGGCTCTTGGACAAGACTGGAGGTGTCCTCTATGCAGACAAGGCCCTCAGAGCCCTCCAG CATATAATTTGTCAGCTAGGAGGCACTGTGTGTGATGGAGAGAAAGTAGTGGAGATAAGACCTGGTCTACCCGTCACAGTGAAAACCACCTTGAAGAGCTACCAAGCCAACAGCTTGGTCATCACTGCTGGTCCCTGGACCAACCGGATTCTGCATCCTCTGGGGATTGAGTTGCCTCTCCAG ACCCTTAGGATCAATGTGTGTTACTGGCGAGAGAaggtccctgggagctatggtgTATCACAAGCTTTTCCATGCATCCTGGGTCTAGATCTGGCCCCCCACCACATCTATGGACTGCCAGCATCCGAATACCCGGGGCTGATGAAG atCTGCTATCACCATGGTGACAATGTGGACCCAGAGGAGCGGGACTGCCCCAAAACCTTCTCAGACATCCAAGACGTTCAGATTCTATGCCACTTTGTCAGAGATCATTTACCAGGCCTGCGGGCTGAGCCAGACATCATGGAACGCTGCATGTACACG AATACTCCTGATGAGCACTTTATTCTTGATTGCCACCCAAAGTATGACAACATTGTCATCGGCGCTGGATTCTCTG GACATGGATTCAAGTTGGCCCCTGTTGTGGGGAAGATCCTCTATGAGCTAAGCATGAAATTACCACCATCCTACGACTTGGCTCCGTTTCGAATGAGTCGCTTCTCTACGCTGAGCAAAGCCCACCTTTGA
- the Pipox gene encoding peroxisomal sarcosine oxidase isoform X3, translating to MAAQTDIWDAIVIGAGIQGCFTTYHLAKHSKRVLLLEQFFLPHSRGSSHGQSRIIRKAYPEDFYTRMMKECYQTWAQLEREAGTQLHRQTELLLLGTKENPGLKTIQTTLSRQGIDHECLSSVDLKQRFPNIRFTRGEVGLLDKTGGVLYADKALRALQHIICQLGGTVCDGEKVVEIRPGLPVTVKTTLKSYQANSLVITAGPWTNRILHPLGIELPLQTLRINVCYWREKVPGSYGVSQAFPCILGLDLAPHHIYGLPASEYPGLMKICYHHGDNVDPEERDCPKTFSDIQDVQILCHFVRDHLPGLRAEPDIMERCMYTV from the exons GGCATTCAGGGCTGCTTTACCACGTACCACCTGGCCAAACACTCCAAGAGGGTCCTCCTGCTGGAGCAG TTCTTTCTTCCCCATTCCCGAGGAAGCTCACATGGACAGAGCCGCATAATCAGAAAGGCTTATCCAGAGGACTTCTACACGAGGATGATGAAGGAATGTTATCAGACATGGGCCCAGCTGGAGCGTGAAGCTGGAACACAGTTACACAG gcaGACTGAGCTCTTGCTTCTGGGGACGAAGGAAAATCCAGGATTAAAGACAATCCAGACCACCCTGTCTAGGCAAGGAATTGACCATGAGTGTCTTTCGTCAGTGGATTTAAAGCAACGCTTTCCAAACATTCGGTTCACCAGGGGAGAAGTGGGGCTCTTGGACAAGACTGGAGGTGTCCTCTATGCAGACAAGGCCCTCAGAGCCCTCCAG CATATAATTTGTCAGCTAGGAGGCACTGTGTGTGATGGAGAGAAAGTAGTGGAGATAAGACCTGGTCTACCCGTCACAGTGAAAACCACCTTGAAGAGCTACCAAGCCAACAGCTTGGTCATCACTGCTGGTCCCTGGACCAACCGGATTCTGCATCCTCTGGGGATTGAGTTGCCTCTCCAG ACCCTTAGGATCAATGTGTGTTACTGGCGAGAGAaggtccctgggagctatggtgTATCACAAGCTTTTCCATGCATCCTGGGTCTAGATCTGGCCCCCCACCACATCTATGGACTGCCAGCATCCGAATACCCGGGGCTGATGAAG atCTGCTATCACCATGGTGACAATGTGGACCCAGAGGAGCGGGACTGCCCCAAAACCTTCTCAGACATCCAAGACGTTCAGATTCTATGCCACTTTGTCAGAGATCATTTACCAGGCCTGCGGGCTGAGCCAGACATCATGGAACGCTGCATGTACACG GTGTGA